From the Malus domestica chromosome 17, GDT2T_hap1 genome, one window contains:
- the LOC103404418 gene encoding plant cysteine oxidase 2-like encodes MGIETVAPNRKGSKEFLALAEETNSKSKTRKGRRRQRKMSPVQKLYETCKEVFSFCGAGVIPPAEDIQRLSSVLDAMEPADVGLTPDLPYFRMTVARRTPVITYLHLYECEKFSMGIFCLPPSGVLPLHNHPGMTVFSKLLFGTMHIKSYDWVAGAPEKTLASANPSLVAPPGVHLAKVKVDADFTAPCKTSILYPADGGNMHCFTAVTACAVLDVLGPPYSDPDGRHCQYYLDYPFSRFPDGGVSVPEDEKEGYAWLEDIEKPEDLAVDGAKYRGPEIQEN; translated from the exons ATGGGGATTGAAACGGTGGCGCCCAATCGCAAAGGCAGTAAGGAGTTTCTGGCATTGGCGGAGGAGACGAATTCGAAAAGCAAGACCAGGAAGGGCCGGCGACGTCAGCGGAAGATGTCGCCGGTTCAGAAGCTGTACGAGACTTGCAAGGAAGTCTTTTCGTTTTGTGGGGCCGGGGTCATTCCCCCGGCTGAAGATATCCAACGGCTATCCTCTGTTTTGG ATGCCATGGAGCCTGCTGATGTCGGCCTCACTCCTGATTTGCCGTACTTCAGGATGACGGTAGCTAGACGAACCCCGGTTATAACATACCTGCATCTTTACGAGTGCGAAAAATTTTCA ATGGGGATATTTTGCTTGCCGCCTTCGGGTGTCTTACCGCTTCATAATCACCCGGGAATGACGGTTTTCAGTAAGCTTCTGTTTGGGACAATGCACATCAAGTCCTACGATTGGGTGGCTGGTGCCCCGGAGAAAACATTGGCAAGTGCGAATCCTTCACTAG TTGCACCGCCCGGTGTTCATCTGGCTAAAGTTAAGGTTGACGCCGATTTCACTGCTCCTTGCAAAACATCCATCCTCTATCCAGCTGATGGAGGCAACATGCATTGCTTCACAGCAGTGACAGCATGTGCAGTGCTCGATGTGCTTGGGCCCCCATATTCTGATCCTGACGGCAGGCACTGCCAGTACTACCTTGATTACCCATTCTCTCGCTTCCCAG ATGGGGGAGTATCGGTGCCGGAAGATGAGAAAGAAGGCTATGCTTGGCTTGAAGATATAGAGAAACCTGAGGACTTAGCTGTAGATGGAGCCAAGTACAGAGGCCCAGAAATACAGGAGAATTGA